DNA from Microbacterium foliorum:
CTCCGGCCTCGACCGGCCCCCGAGTACTGGGCGAGCCTCGTCGCGTGGAGCGTTCAACTCCTCGCCGCGATGGCAGCGGTGTTCTGGGTGGGATTCCTCGGGATCTCGACCCCGGCTTGCGCGCCGAACTGCGATGGGGACCTCCTCGGCTACAACTTCCAAGGTTTCATGATCGCGGCCGGGATCATCCAGCTCGCGAGCATGGTGCTCATCATCCTGCTGCGCCGCCGCCCGAAGGTCTGGGTGGTGCCGCTGGCTGCGACGGGGCTCATCATCGTTCTCGCCGTGGTCTCGTCGATCATCGCGTACAAGGCCATGCTGTTCTTCTGAGCCGTGCCGAGCGTCGTGGGCGCTCCGCGACTGAGAGGCCGTCAGCGCGCGGCGAGGCCCGCGAGCATCTCGAGCACGCAGAGGGCCGCGAGTCTGACCGTGCGCATGTCGTCGGTGTCGGCGGTCGCGTCGACCTCGGCGATGTCGGCGCTGACGACGCGCCGATCCGCGACGATCGAGCGGACCAGCGCGCGCAGCTCCCACGCGGCGAACCCGCCGGGAACGCTCGCCGGACACCCGGGCGCTGCGGCCCGATCGGCGGCGTCGACGTCGACATCGAGATGGATGCGGGCGTCCGCGCCGCTTCCTGCGATGCTCGTCGCCTCGGCGACCACATCGTCGATGCCCCGGCGCCGCACCTCGTCGAGCGTGATCACGCGGATGCCCCACTCGGCGGCTCGTACGGCGTAGGCCGCGGAGTTCGCGAAATCCGCGATCCCGATCTGCACGATCCTCGTCGGGTCGATCCGCTCGCCGTCCGGGGCGTCCTCCATCAGGCGCCGCACCGGTGACCCGTTCGACACACCGTCACGGAGGTCGAAATGGGCGTCGATCGTGATCAACCCGCTGGCCCGTGCGCCCCGCGCCACCGGATAGGTCAGGGCGTTGTCGCCGCCGAGAGCGATCACGAGACGAGCGGACTCCGCGAGCTCGTGCACGCGCGCAACACTCGCAGCGATCCCGGCCTCGCCGTCGGGCTCGACCACATCGCCGGCGTCGAGAACTCGCAGCGCCCCGGCGAGATCGACGACGGGCGGCCCCATGAGCGTCGTGCTGTACCGGGTCAGCGCCTCTCGGATCGCCGCAGGAGTCGCGTGCGCGCCGGTCGGCGACAGCGAGGTTCGCCAGGTCGGAACGCCGATCAGCACGGCATCCGCATCGTCACCGGCGGCGAAGACAGGCCAGGATCCGGCGCGCGGCCAGAGGTCATCGTGCGAGAGAGCCATGGGTATCCGTTCCTCGTGCGATTCCGGATGCCGCGTAGACCGCAGCACCGTCTTTCCACACCCGATCCACCAGCGGGACGCCGGGTCGGTACGCCAGGTGGATGCGCGTGGGCGCCGTCAGAAGCACGAGGTCTGCCCGTGCGCCCGGCGTGATCGCGCCGACGTCGTCGCGACGCAGGGCCCGCGCTCCCCCGGCGGTCGCCGCCCATACCGCCTCGGCAGGTGTCATGCCCATGTCGCGCACCGCGATCGCGATGCAGAACGCCATCGACGAAGTGAAGCTCGAGCCCGGGTTCGTGTCGCACGCGAGGGCCACGGTGACACCCGCATCGATCAGTCGACGCGCGTCCGGGTACGGCTGGCGGGTCGAGAACTCGACGCCGGGCAGCAGCGTGAGCACGGTGTCGGAGGCGGCGAGCGCGGCGATGTCGTCGTCGGTCAGGTAGGTGCCGTGATCGATCGACGCCGCACCGAGCTCGACGGCGAGGCGCACGCCGTCGCCCGGCCCCAGCTGGCTCGCATGCACTCTCGGCATGAGGCCCTTCGCGATGCCCGCCTCGAGCACGCGCCGCGACTGCGCGACCGAGAACGCCCCGGTCTCGCAGAATACGTCGATCCATCTGGAGTGCGGCGCGCAGGCGTCGAGCATCGGCCCCGTCACCAGGTCGACGTACTCGTCGGCGCGGTCGGCGTACTCCGCGGGCACCACGTGCGCTCCGAGAAAAGTGACCTCGGGGGTGACCTCGGCGGCGAGCCGGACGAGACGCTCCTCGTCCGCGACGCTCAGCCCGTAGCCGCTCTTGATCTCGATGGTCGTCGTTCCCTGCGCGAGAAGCTCGTCGACGAAGCCGCGCAGACGGGCACGGAGCTCGACGTCGCTCGCCGCTCTCGTCGCGGCGACGGTGGAGCGGATGCCGCCCGCGGCATACTTCTGTCCCGCCATCCGCGCCTCGAACTCGGCGGCCCGATCGCCCCCGAACACGAGGTGGCTGTGGCTGTCGACGAAGCCGGGGATGACCGCGCAGCCACCGGCATCGACGATCTCGTCAGCATCCGGAGCATCCGACGCCGATCCGACCCACGAGATCCGTCCATCCTCGATCAGCACGGCCGCCCCGAGAAGGGTGCCGTGGCGGTCGCCGTCCGACGCAGCGACGTTCGTCGTCAGCTCGCCGATGTTCGTGAGCAGCGAGGTGCTCACAGCATCGGCACCTTCAGCCCGCGCTCGCGGGCGATGTCGCGCGCGTGCTCGTATCCGGCGTCGACGTGGCGCATGACACCGGTTCCCGGGTCGTTGGTCAGCACCCGCTCCAGCTTCTCCGCGGCGAGCGCGGACCCGTCGGCCACCGACACCTGGCCGGCGTGGATCGAGCGTCCGATCCCCACGCCGCCGCCGTGGTGCAGCGACACCCACGAGGCGCCGGACGCGGTGTTGAGCAGTGCGTTCAGCAGCGGCCAGTCGGCGATCGCATCGGAGCCGTCCTTCATGGACTCGGTCTCGCGGTAGGGCGACGCGACGGATCCGGAGTCGAGATGATCGCGCCCGATCACGATGGGCGCCGAGAGCTCCCCCGAGGCGACCATCTCGTTGAACTTGAGTCCGGCGAGGTGGCGCTCCTTGTAGCCGAGCCAGCAGATCCGTGCGGGCAGGCCCTCGAAGTGCACCTTCTCGCCCGCCTTCTCGAGCCACCGGTGCAGGGCCGTGTCGTCGGGGAAGAGCTCGGCGATGGCCCGGTCGGTCTTGTAGATGTCCTCGGGGTCTCCCGAGAGCGCCGCCCAGCGGAAGGGTCCGCGCCCCTCCTCGAACTGCGGACGGATGTAGGCCGGCACGAAACCGGGGAAGTCGAACGCGCGGTCGAACCCGCCGAGCTGCGCCTCGGCGCGGATCGAGTTGCCGTAGTCGAACACCGCGGCCCCCGCATCCTGGAACGCGACCATCGCCGCGACGTGCTGGGCCATCGACTGGCGCGAGCGGCGGGTGAACTCCTCCGCATCGCGCTCGGCCTCAGCCTTCCAGTCCGCGACCGAGGTGCCCACCGGCAGGTAGGCGAGCGGGTCGTGCGCGCTGGTCTGATCGGTGACGATGTCGATCGGCACCCCGCGACGCAGCAGCTCCGGGAAGACCTCGGCCGCATTGCCGACGACACCGACGGAGAGCGCCTCCCCGGCGTCCTTCGCGGCGACCACTCGCGCCACCGCGGCGTCGAGATCGGTCGTGTACTCGTCGAGGTAGCCGTGCTCCACACGCCGCGCGAGCCGGGACTCGTCGACGTCGACGATGAGCACGACGCCGTCGTTGAGGGTGACGGCGAGCGGCTGCGCGCCGCCCATGCCCCCGGCGCCGCCGGTGAGGGTCAACGTGCCCTTCAGCGAGTCACGGCCGAGGGAGCGGGCGACCGCCGAGAAGGTCTCGTAGGTCCCCTGCAGGATCCCCTGGGTGCCGATGTAGATCCACGACCCCGCGGTCATCTGGCCGTACATGATGAGACCGAGCTCTTCGAGCTTGCGGAACTCGGGCCACGTCGCCCAGTCCCCGACGAGATTGGAATTCGCGATGAGCACCCGGGGCGCCCACTCGTGCGTGCGGAAGACGCCGACGGGCTTGCCGGACTGCACGAGCAGGGTCTCATCCGGCTCCAGCTCGTCGAGCGTGCGGACGATCGCGTCGTACGCTTCCCAGCTGCGCGCGGCCTTTCCCGTCCCGCCGTACACGACGAGGTCCTCGGGATGCTCGGCGACCTCGGGGTCGAGGTTGTTCATGAGCATGCGCTTGGCGGCTTCGGCGCCCCAGCTCTTGGCGGTGCGCTGGTTGCCGCGCGCGGCGCGGATGTTCCTGTGGGTCGTGCTCATTTCGCGTGCTCCTTCGCAATGCGGGCGATGGCACCGGACTGCACGAGCGCGGTCACGGCCTCCATGTCGGGTGAGAGGTATCGGTCGGGTCCGGGACCTGCGGCGACCGTGCGCACCAGATCGCGGACGGCGCCGGTCGCGGGTCCGGCCTGCAACGGGGCACGGAGGTCCAGCGCGCGCGCTCCGGTGAGGATCTCGATCGCGAGCACGCGGCCCAAGCCGTCGACGGCACGGCGCAGCTTGCGGGCGGCCGCCCATCCCATCGACACGTGATCCTCCTGCATGGCGGATGACGGGATGGAGTCCACGGATGCCGGGACCGCCAGCCGCTTCAGCTCGGAGACGATGCCGGCCGCCGCGTACTGCGCGATCATCAGGCCGGAGTCCACGCCGACCTCGTCGGCGAGGAAGGGTGGCAGCCCGTGATTGCGGGCGGGATCGAGCGCGCGATCGGTGCGCCGCTCCGAGACCGAGGCGACGTCGGCGACGGAGATGGCGAGGAAGTCGAGCACGGCGGCCACGGGCGCGCCGTGGAAGTTCCCGTTCGACTCGATGCGACCGTCGAGGGTGATCACGGGATTGTCGATCACACTGGACAGCTCGCGGTCGGCGATCGTCGAGGCGTAGCCCACCGTGTCGCGGGCGGTGCCGTGCACCTGCGGCGAGCAGCGCAGCGAGTAGGCATCCTGCACGCGTCCGTCCTCCGGCCCCTTGTGGCTGTGCACGAGGGGCGAGTCGCCGAGGAACGACCTCAGGTTCGCGGCGGAGTGCGCCTGTCCGTGCTGCGGACGCAGCGCCATGAGGTCGGCGGCGAAGACCGCATCCGTGCCCAGCTGCGACTCCACCGACATCGCTGCCGCCATGTCGGCGGTCAGCAGCAGCGTCTCGAGGTCGTGCAGCGCGAGCACCAGCATTCCCAGCATGCCGTCGGTGCCGTTGATCAGTGCGAGCCCTTCCTTCTCCACGAGCGTGAGAGGAACGATTCCGGCGGCGGCGAGCGCATCCGCCGCGGGGACGAGCGCCCCTGCGGCGTCGCGCACCTCTCCCTCCCCCATCGTCGCGAGGGCGATGTGCGCGAGCGGCGCGAGATCGCCCGAGCATCCGAGCGACCCGTACTCGCGCACGACGGGGGTGATCCCCTCGTTGAGAAGCGCCGCGTAGGTCTCGACCACCACCGGTCGCACGCCGGTGCGTCCCGAGGCCAGCGTCTGCAGGCGCAGCAGCTGCAGCCCGCGGACGACCTCGCGCTCCACCTCGGCGCCCGTGCCTGCGGCGTGCGAGCGGATCAGGCTCGCCTGCAGCTGGAGTCGCCGATCAGGAGCGATGAACGTGGTCGCGAGCGCCCCGAAACCGGTCGAGACGCCGTAATGCGGATGCGGGTCGGCGGCCAGCGCGTCGATCACACCGCGGGTGTCGGCCACCCGCCCCAGGGCGGCGGGGCTGAGGATGACGGGTGCACCGTGCCGGGCGACCGACACGACATCGGCGCGGCTGAGGGGGGCATCGCCGACGAGGATCGCATCGCCGTCTCGTGCAGGGGTCAGTTCACTCATATCTCGATTCCACACCGGCGCCGGTGCGAGCGACACCCGTTCATGGCATCCTTTGTCTGTGATCCCAGACAAGTCGGATGCCGTGCCCCAGGTGCCGGCCGCAGACAACACCCTGCGCATCCTGCGCCATCTGGCCGGGCGCCCGGCCCCCGTCGCCGCGTCGGCGATCGCCCGGGAGCTCGCACTCCCCCGTTCGACCGTCTACCACCTGCTCACCACCCTCGCCGCGCACGGCTTCGTGCTGCACCTGAAGGAGGACAGGCGCTGGTGTCTGGGCACCTCGGCGTTCGAGCTCGCAGGCGGCTTCGCGCGTCAGCAGCCGCTCGCGCGCCTCGGCCGTCCTCTCGTCGCCGCCCTCTCGGACCGTCTCGGCGAGAGTGCGCACCTCGCGGTGATGAGCGGCGGCGACGTCCTCTACATCGTCGAAGAGAGGGCACCGCGTCGTCAGGCCCTCGTCACCGACGTCGGCGTGCGTCTTCCCGCCCACCTCACGGCGTCGGGCCGCGCCATGCTCGCCGCCCTCCCCCGCGAGCAGGTGCGTGCGCTGTACCCGAGCGCCGCCGCCTTCCCCGACCGCACGGGCCTCGGGCCGCGCACGCCCCGCGCACTCCGGGAGCTGCTGCGCACCGTGCGCGCACGCGGATACGCGACGGAGGACAGCGAGGTCGCCGACGGCCTCCGCAGCGTGGGCGCCGTCGTGGGCGATCGCACGGCATGGCCCCTCGCCGCCGTCGCGGTCACCTGGGCGGGCGGAGACCTCGACGAGAGCGTTCTGGCTGCGGCGGTGCGCGAGACGGCATCCGTCCTCGAAGGGCGTCTGACCCGATGAGCACAGGGGCAGCAGCGGGGCATAGGGTGTCGCAGAGCCTCTCCGTGTCGCAGAGTTGCGACATCGGCGCGACACGGCCGCGACATCCGCTGACTACTCTCGAAGCATGACCTCGACCCCCCGCGCTCCGCACCGCATCCGCCGTGGCCTCACCCTCGGTCTTGCGCTCGCAAGTGCGACCGCCCTGATCCTCTCTGGATGCGCCGCGGAGCCCTCCGCCACACCGGCGCCGTCGACGGCCGCGCCCGCCGCATCCACACCGACGCCCACGAGCACCGGCCCGTCGGCGCTCACCGTCTCGGGGTACGACGTCGGGCAGTTCCCGCCCGTCCCCCTGTTCGTGCTCCCCGATCTGTCGCTGCTCGACTCCTCGGCGTCGGCCTTCACGATCGAGGTCAACGAGGCTCTCGCCGGCATCCCGGGCGTCGTCGCGACGCCCGCTCACTGCGACGCCGACGGCACCGTGATCTCGGGCAACGGCACGGCGTATCTCTACGGTGACGGCTCGGGGACCTTCACCGGGCCCGACGGGTCCGTACAGAACTTCGGCGACGGGTCGGGCACGTCCACGATCAACGGCGTGACGATCCAGAACTTCGGCGACGGCGCGGGCACCTACACCGACGGCACCGTCACGATCCAGAACTTCGGCGACGGCGCAGGCAACTACGCGGATGCCTCGAAGACCGTGCAGATCTTCGGCGACGGATCGGGGAACTACACCGACGGCGAGACCACCATCCAGAACTTCGGCGACGGATCCGGGAACTACGCCGACGGCGAGACCACCATCCAGAACTTCGGCGACGGATCCGGGAACTACACCGACGGCAACATCACCATCCAGAACTTCGGCGACGGCACCGCGCGAGTGGGCGGCCAGCTGCTCGATGCCGAACCGCTGCCGCCGGTGCCGAAGCTCGGGGTGTTCCCGCCCCTCGGCGCCCTCGCGCCGCTCGAGTCGTGCGGCACGACCCTGACCTTCGAAGACGGCGTGCTGTTCGACTTCGATCGCAGCGAGATCCGTCCGGACGCTGCGGCGACGCTCGACGCGGTAGCCCGCGTGTTCACCACTCTCGACGTGTCCGAGGCGCACGTCAGCGGTCACACCGACGCGATCGGCACGGATGCCGAGAATCAGAAGCTGTCGGAAGACCGTGCCGATTCGGTCGTCGACGCACTCGAGGGGCGCGGTGTGACGACGTCGCTGAGCGCCGACGGGTTCGGCGAGACGCGCCCCGTCGCCGCGAACGAGGTCGGCGGCGTCGACAACCCCGCCGGGCGTCAGCTGAACCGTCGGGTGGAGATCTTCATCCCGGCAGCGCTCTGACCCGCCGACATTCTGTTCCGCAGAACATCATGAACGCCGTCAGGCACGAGAGGATATGTGCATGCGCCGCACCACTGCTACCTCCGCCCCGCTGACGGCATTGCTGTTCGTCGTGGTGCTGAGCGGATGCTCGGTCGCCATCGTCGACCCGACGCAGCCGTCCCCCGCATCCGCGACAGCGTCATCGCCGTCGGAGGCCGGTTCCCCGTCGGACGACGCCCCGTCTCCCGATACGTCGCCGGACACGTCGCCAGGTACGTCGCCGGGACCTGAGCAGTCCTCCGGCTCGCGTCCCTCCGCCGATTCGGGCCTGAGCGCCGCGGGGCAGGCCGAACGGGCGAGATTGAGCGACGCGGCCACGACGACGATGCCGTGCCCGACCGATCCGCTCACGTCCGACGGCGCGGTGATCCGAGTCGAGGGGCCGTGTGCCGACCTCGTGATCGAGCTCGACGCAGGTGTGGTGATCGCCGATGACGTGGGAACGGTGACGCTCTCCGGCAGCGGCACGGTGGTGTACGTCCGTGAGGTGGACGCGATCACCGTGACGGGCAGCGCGAGCTCGATCTTCTGGGAGGGCGTGACCCCCACGGTCGACGACCGCGGCTCCGCCAACACGCTGAAGAAGGGCTGAGCGGTGAACATCGCCGAGCGCCCCCGGATCCTCCTGGTCGACGACGACGCGGCCATCACCGACGCCCTCGCCGCGTTCCTCGGTCGCAGCGGCTTCGATGTCCGTGTGGCCGAGGACGGCAGGATCGGCCTGCTCGAGGTGACACGCGACGTCCCCGATCTCGTCGTCTGCGACGTGCTGATGCCACATGTCGACGGCCGGGAGTTCGTGCGCCAGGTCAGAGCGCGACAGCTGTGGCTGCCGATCATCCTGCTCACCCAGGTCGGCGAGTCCTGGGAGCGCAGTGCGGCGCTCGACGAGGGTGCGGATGACTATCTGAACAAGCCCTTCGATCCGCATGAGCTCATCTCTCGCATCAGAGCGGTGCTGCGACGGACCGCCCAGGGAGCGGGGTCGTTGCGCACGGCCGTCCGATTGCAGGCGGGCATTCTGCTGCTCGACCGCACGGCTCGCCGAGTCTGGCGCGGAGCCGACGAGGTGGCGCTGACTCCGAAGGCGTTCATGCTTCTGGAGTACCTGATGCTGCACCCGCAGGAGGTCCATTCCCGGGAGCGACTGCTGTCGACGCTGTGGGGATTCGAATTCGCGACCTCGAGCCGCGCGGTGGACCACCGCATCGCGGAACTGCGTCGCGCGCTCGGGGACAATCATGCCGAGACGCGCCTCATCGAGACGGCGCAGAGCATGGGCTACCAGTTCACCGCGAGGGTGAGCGGAGCATGAAGCGGGCGACCGACGTCACCCTCGGCGTCCTCACGGCGGTGCCGATCGTCACATGCGCGGCCGTCGCCGGCACCATGCTGCTCACCGGAGACCCGCGGATCCTGGCGATCGACCTCGCGCTCCCGGCGGGGGTGGCCATCGTCGGAGTCGCGGTGTCGGTGCTCCCCTTGTCTGCCCTTCTGGCGCGCCGCGTCCGAGCGCGCGCGACCGCCCGGCTCGCGGAGTCGCACGCCGCCGCTGCACAGGCCGCCGCGTCTCAGGCCCGCGCCGATCACCGCCGCTTTCTGGCACGGCTCGACCATGAGCTGAAGAACCCCCTGACCGCGATCCGCGCGACGGCTGTCGCCGCGCAGGAGGGCGACGAGAGCGATGCGTGGCGGACCGTCGACGTGCAGGCAACGAAGCTCAGCACGCTCGTCCGCGATCTGCGTAAGCTCGCGGAGCTCGAGAGCAGACCGCTCGAGACCGAGACGGTCGTGCTCGAGGACCTGCTGAACGAGGCCATCGAGGCGCTCGTCGATCAGCAGCCTGCGGCGCGGGGTCGGGTGACGCTGTCAGTGACCCGTGTCCCGTGGGCGGTGCCTCCTCTCCCGCTCGACCTCGATCTCATCTCGCTCGCCGTCGACAACGTCCTGTCGAACGCCGCGAAGTACTCCGCACGCGGCCCCATCGAGGTGCGACTGCGCGAGCACGAGGGGTGGGCGCTGATCGAGGTGGCGGATGCCGGCCGGGGAATCCC
Protein-coding regions in this window:
- a CDS encoding arginase family protein encodes the protein MALSHDDLWPRAGSWPVFAAGDDADAVLIGVPTWRTSLSPTGAHATPAAIREALTRYSTTLMGPPVVDLAGALRVLDAGDVVEPDGEAGIAASVARVHELAESARLVIALGGDNALTYPVARGARASGLITIDAHFDLRDGVSNGSPVRRLMEDAPDGERIDPTRIVQIGIADFANSAAYAVRAAEWGIRVITLDEVRRRGIDDVVAEATSIAGSGADARIHLDVDVDAADRAAAPGCPASVPGGFAAWELRALVRSIVADRRVVSADIAEVDATADTDDMRTVRLAALCVLEMLAGLAAR
- the hutI gene encoding imidazolonepropionase; the encoded protein is MSTSLLTNIGELTTNVAASDGDRHGTLLGAAVLIEDGRISWVGSASDAPDADEIVDAGGCAVIPGFVDSHSHLVFGGDRAAEFEARMAGQKYAAGGIRSTVAATRAASDVELRARLRGFVDELLAQGTTTIEIKSGYGLSVADEERLVRLAAEVTPEVTFLGAHVVPAEYADRADEYVDLVTGPMLDACAPHSRWIDVFCETGAFSVAQSRRVLEAGIAKGLMPRVHASQLGPGDGVRLAVELGAASIDHGTYLTDDDIAALAASDTVLTLLPGVEFSTRQPYPDARRLIDAGVTVALACDTNPGSSFTSSMAFCIAIAVRDMGMTPAEAVWAATAGGARALRRDDVGAITPGARADLVLLTAPTRIHLAYRPGVPLVDRVWKDGAAVYAASGIARGTDTHGSLAR
- the hutU gene encoding urocanate hydratase gives rise to the protein MSTTHRNIRAARGNQRTAKSWGAEAAKRMLMNNLDPEVAEHPEDLVVYGGTGKAARSWEAYDAIVRTLDELEPDETLLVQSGKPVGVFRTHEWAPRVLIANSNLVGDWATWPEFRKLEELGLIMYGQMTAGSWIYIGTQGILQGTYETFSAVARSLGRDSLKGTLTLTGGAGGMGGAQPLAVTLNDGVVLIVDVDESRLARRVEHGYLDEYTTDLDAAVARVVAAKDAGEALSVGVVGNAAEVFPELLRRGVPIDIVTDQTSAHDPLAYLPVGTSVADWKAEAERDAEEFTRRSRQSMAQHVAAMVAFQDAGAAVFDYGNSIRAEAQLGGFDRAFDFPGFVPAYIRPQFEEGRGPFRWAALSGDPEDIYKTDRAIAELFPDDTALHRWLEKAGEKVHFEGLPARICWLGYKERHLAGLKFNEMVASGELSAPIVIGRDHLDSGSVASPYRETESMKDGSDAIADWPLLNALLNTASGASWVSLHHGGGVGIGRSIHAGQVSVADGSALAAEKLERVLTNDPGTGVMRHVDAGYEHARDIARERGLKVPML
- the hutH gene encoding histidine ammonia-lyase; this translates as MSELTPARDGDAILVGDAPLSRADVVSVARHGAPVILSPAALGRVADTRGVIDALAADPHPHYGVSTGFGALATTFIAPDRRLQLQASLIRSHAAGTGAEVEREVVRGLQLLRLQTLASGRTGVRPVVVETYAALLNEGITPVVREYGSLGCSGDLAPLAHIALATMGEGEVRDAAGALVPAADALAAAGIVPLTLVEKEGLALINGTDGMLGMLVLALHDLETLLLTADMAAAMSVESQLGTDAVFAADLMALRPQHGQAHSAANLRSFLGDSPLVHSHKGPEDGRVQDAYSLRCSPQVHGTARDTVGYASTIADRELSSVIDNPVITLDGRIESNGNFHGAPVAAVLDFLAISVADVASVSERRTDRALDPARNHGLPPFLADEVGVDSGLMIAQYAAAGIVSELKRLAVPASVDSIPSSAMQEDHVSMGWAAARKLRRAVDGLGRVLAIEILTGARALDLRAPLQAGPATGAVRDLVRTVAAGPGPDRYLSPDMEAVTALVQSGAIARIAKEHAK
- a CDS encoding IclR family transcriptional regulator; amino-acid sequence: MSVIPDKSDAVPQVPAADNTLRILRHLAGRPAPVAASAIARELALPRSTVYHLLTTLAAHGFVLHLKEDRRWCLGTSAFELAGGFARQQPLARLGRPLVAALSDRLGESAHLAVMSGGDVLYIVEERAPRRQALVTDVGVRLPAHLTASGRAMLAALPREQVRALYPSAAAFPDRTGLGPRTPRALRELLRTVRARGYATEDSEVADGLRSVGAVVGDRTAWPLAAVAVTWAGGDLDESVLAAAVRETASVLEGRLTR
- a CDS encoding OmpA family protein, which gives rise to MTSTPRAPHRIRRGLTLGLALASATALILSGCAAEPSATPAPSTAAPAASTPTPTSTGPSALTVSGYDVGQFPPVPLFVLPDLSLLDSSASAFTIEVNEALAGIPGVVATPAHCDADGTVISGNGTAYLYGDGSGTFTGPDGSVQNFGDGSGTSTINGVTIQNFGDGAGTYTDGTVTIQNFGDGAGNYADASKTVQIFGDGSGNYTDGETTIQNFGDGSGNYADGETTIQNFGDGSGNYTDGNITIQNFGDGTARVGGQLLDAEPLPPVPKLGVFPPLGALAPLESCGTTLTFEDGVLFDFDRSEIRPDAAATLDAVARVFTTLDVSEAHVSGHTDAIGTDAENQKLSEDRADSVVDALEGRGVTTSLSADGFGETRPVAANEVGGVDNPAGRQLNRRVEIFIPAAL
- a CDS encoding DUF3060 domain-containing protein, encoding MRRTTATSAPLTALLFVVVLSGCSVAIVDPTQPSPASATASSPSEAGSPSDDAPSPDTSPDTSPGTSPGPEQSSGSRPSADSGLSAAGQAERARLSDAATTTMPCPTDPLTSDGAVIRVEGPCADLVIELDAGVVIADDVGTVTLSGSGTVVYVREVDAITVTGSASSIFWEGVTPTVDDRGSANTLKKG
- a CDS encoding response regulator transcription factor, which translates into the protein MNIAERPRILLVDDDAAITDALAAFLGRSGFDVRVAEDGRIGLLEVTRDVPDLVVCDVLMPHVDGREFVRQVRARQLWLPIILLTQVGESWERSAALDEGADDYLNKPFDPHELISRIRAVLRRTAQGAGSLRTAVRLQAGILLLDRTARRVWRGADEVALTPKAFMLLEYLMLHPQEVHSRERLLSTLWGFEFATSSRAVDHRIAELRRALGDNHAETRLIETAQSMGYQFTARVSGA
- a CDS encoding sensor histidine kinase, translated to MKRATDVTLGVLTAVPIVTCAAVAGTMLLTGDPRILAIDLALPAGVAIVGVAVSVLPLSALLARRVRARATARLAESHAAAAQAAASQARADHRRFLARLDHELKNPLTAIRATAVAAQEGDESDAWRTVDVQATKLSTLVRDLRKLAELESRPLETETVVLEDLLNEAIEALVDQQPAARGRVTLSVTRVPWAVPPLPLDLDLISLAVDNVLSNAAKYSARGPIEVRLREHEGWALIEVADAGRGIPAAELPIVFDELARAQNARDVSGSGIGLSLVTTVMRLHGGDVSIRSAEGAGSLVTLRLPLHRIR